From the genome of Hymenobacter sp. PAMC 26628, one region includes:
- a CDS encoding glycoside hydrolase family 30 beta sandwich domain-containing protein produces MGNFCFAPLIGDTKAGKLIYTNSYYYIGHFSKFIRPGARRIVSSANRDALQATAFRNPDGSVVVVVMNQTDKALDFQLWLVGQAAKTTAAAHSIMTIVQ; encoded by the coding sequence GTGGGCAACTTCTGCTTCGCTCCCCTCATCGGCGATACCAAAGCCGGGAAGCTCATCTACACCAATTCTTATTACTACATCGGCCACTTTTCCAAGTTCATCCGCCCCGGTGCCCGGCGCATCGTGAGCTCGGCCAACCGCGACGCGCTGCAAGCCACAGCCTTCCGAAACCCCGACGGCTCGGTGGTGGTGGTGGTGATGAATCAGACCGACAAAGCGCTGGATTTTCAGCTTTGGCTGGTAGGCCAAGCTGCTAAAACCACCGCCGCAGCCCATTCCATTATGACGATTGTGCAGTAG
- a CDS encoding helix-turn-helix domain-containing protein, with the protein MGRPLTPFILSSADRLTIESLTRKGRHAGRTVQRGRMLLRLADGVSGYPVGAELGCCVQTVYQVRRRYVEQGLATALGEAPRSGGPRRFDGAARAALTALACTPAPIGHSRWTLRLLADKAVESCLVDTISHETVSQVLKKTSYSPTASNTGAWAK; encoded by the coding sequence ATGGGAAGACCACTCACACCATTTATCCTGTCATCGGCTGATCGCCTGACTATTGAAAGCTTAACGCGCAAAGGCCGGCACGCCGGGCGCACAGTCCAACGCGGGCGGATGCTGTTGCGGCTGGCTGATGGGGTGAGCGGCTACCCTGTCGGGGCTGAGTTGGGTTGCTGCGTGCAGACGGTATATCAGGTGCGCCGCCGCTACGTCGAGCAGGGGCTGGCCACGGCGCTCGGCGAGGCCCCGCGCAGCGGCGGTCCGCGGCGCTTTGACGGGGCGGCCCGCGCCGCGCTCACGGCCCTGGCCTGCACCCCGGCTCCGATAGGGCACAGTCGCTGGACCCTGCGCCTGCTGGCCGACAAAGCCGTAGAATCGTGCCTGGTGGACACCATTTCGCACGAAACCGTGAGCCAGGTGCTCAAAAAAACGAGCTACAGCCCCACCGCCAGCAACACTGGTGCCTGGGCGAAATGA
- a CDS encoding transposase: MNEKLNPGGLPTTRKKYTPAFKAECVRQVAAGARQTDVARAHGISPALLGRWQRQALEQAVPSSAEREEIKRLRAKLKRVETERGILKKVVASCLL, encoded by the coding sequence ATGAACGAAAAACTGAATCCTGGTGGGTTGCCCACCACCCGCAAGAAATACACGCCTGCCTTTAAGGCCGAGTGTGTGCGCCAAGTGGCCGCCGGTGCCCGGCAAACGGACGTAGCCCGCGCCCATGGCATTTCGCCGGCCTTGCTGGGCCGGTGGCAGCGCCAGGCGCTGGAACAGGCCGTGCCCAGCAGCGCCGAGCGGGAGGAAATCAAACGGCTACGCGCCAAACTTAAGCGCGTGGAAACGGAGCGCGGTATTTTGAAAAAAGTCGTGGCCAGTTGCCTGCTATGA
- a CDS encoding thiamine pyrophosphate-binding protein, protein MANNGVDLLIERLLAWGVGTVFSLPGDGINGLYEALRTRQDNIRLVQVRHEEATAFMAGGYAKFTGRLGVCLATSGCGGTHLLNGLYDAKYDGQPVLAITGHTYHDLSGTFYQQDVDLVRVFTDVAAYNERVMGPSHVENVLDEAIRTALGQRTVAHLSFPKGYQDWTLDDKARDPSNMAGYSAPTPMSPAGSAPAGPLQAAADLINAGQRVAILAGRGALGARAEVLQLAELVGGPVVKALLAERGTQDTIPTKPQVVPHTLSPLLAADASVTCDCGNNTTGAARHIQMQEHMLFSTSGLRATMGAGLPYAVAAALAYPGRQVEALAGDGGFTMLMGELATAVKYRLSIKVFIFHNNALGQIKWEQIAMDGTPEFGVDLQSIDFAQYAQACGATGFTLTETKDADRVIRAALAHDGPVVVDCHVGPNEPPMPPHVHHRAGHRLRQGPAMGRARHQRDCQNVFRDQYHEAVATKDRSLLSVVPGL, encoded by the coding sequence ATGGCAAACAACGGCGTTGACCTCCTGATTGAACGCCTGCTGGCCTGGGGCGTGGGCACCGTTTTCAGCCTGCCCGGCGACGGCATCAATGGGCTGTACGAAGCCCTGCGCACGCGGCAGGACAACATCCGACTGGTGCAGGTGCGCCACGAAGAAGCCACCGCGTTCATGGCCGGCGGCTACGCCAAGTTCACCGGCAGGCTAGGCGTGTGCCTGGCCACTTCGGGCTGCGGCGGCACCCACCTGCTCAACGGGCTCTACGACGCCAAGTACGACGGGCAGCCGGTGCTGGCCATTACGGGCCACACCTACCACGATTTGAGCGGCACGTTTTACCAGCAGGACGTGGACCTGGTGCGCGTCTTCACCGACGTGGCTGCCTACAACGAGCGGGTGATGGGCCCCAGCCACGTGGAAAACGTGCTCGACGAGGCCATTCGCACGGCGCTGGGCCAGCGAACGGTCGCGCACCTTTCCTTTCCCAAAGGCTACCAGGACTGGACGCTGGACGACAAGGCGCGCGACCCGTCCAACATGGCCGGCTACAGCGCCCCCACGCCGATGAGCCCGGCCGGCAGCGCCCCGGCGGGGCCCCTGCAAGCGGCAGCCGACCTGATTAACGCGGGCCAGCGGGTGGCGATTCTGGCCGGGCGCGGGGCCCTGGGGGCCCGCGCCGAAGTGCTCCAGCTGGCCGAGCTGGTGGGCGGGCCCGTCGTCAAGGCACTGCTGGCCGAGCGCGGCACCCAGGACACCATCCCCACGAAGCCGCAGGTGGTGCCCCATACGCTCAGCCCGCTGCTGGCCGCCGATGCCAGCGTGACCTGCGACTGCGGCAACAACACGACCGGGGCCGCTCGCCACATCCAGATGCAGGAGCACATGTTGTTCTCGACCTCGGGCCTGCGGGCCACGATGGGCGCGGGCCTGCCCTACGCCGTGGCCGCCGCGCTGGCCTATCCTGGCCGGCAGGTGGAGGCCCTGGCGGGCGACGGCGGCTTCACGATGCTGATGGGCGAGCTCGCCACGGCCGTCAAGTACCGACTGTCCATCAAGGTGTTCATCTTCCACAACAATGCCCTCGGGCAAATCAAGTGGGAGCAGATTGCGATGGACGGCACGCCCGAGTTTGGGGTGGATTTGCAGTCGATTGATTTTGCCCAGTACGCGCAGGCCTGCGGGGCCACCGGCTTCACGCTTACCGAAACCAAGGACGCCGACCGCGTCATCCGCGCCGCGTTGGCCCACGACGGCCCCGTGGTGGTGGACTGCCACGTGGGCCCCAACGAGCCGCCCATGCCGCCCCACGTCCACCACCGAGCAGGCCATCGCCTTCGGCAAGGCCCCGCTATGGGGCGAGCGCGACACCAGCGAGATTGTCAAAACGTGTTCCGCGACCAGTATCACGAGGCCGTGGCGACCAAAGACCGCA
- a CDS encoding integrase core domain-containing protein, with amino-acid sequence MLLALEQALTLRQPAPGLIVHADRGSQYTTAACRARINAAGALPSFSRPGNPYDNAQAEAGWSTLKTELLPGREPFASLEEARLEAAYYLDTYFNLDRRHSALGYRSPQQFELDYYQSLS; translated from the coding sequence GTGCTGCTGGCCTTGGAGCAAGCCTTGACATTACGCCAGCCCGCGCCGGGACTCATCGTCCACGCTGACCGCGGCAGCCAGTACACCACAGCGGCTTGTCGCGCCCGCATTAACGCCGCCGGGGCCCTGCCCAGCTTCAGCCGGCCTGGCAATCCCTATGACAACGCCCAGGCCGAAGCGGGCTGGAGTACCCTCAAAACCGAATTACTCCCTGGCCGAGAACCATTCGCCTCCCTTGAAGAAGCCCGATTGGAAGCAGCCTATTACCTCGATACCTACTTCAACCTCGACCGCCGACACTCCGCCCTGGGTTACCGCTCGCCCCAGCAATTTGAACTCGATTATTACCAAAGCTTATCTTAG
- a CDS encoding aldose 1-epimerase, whose amino-acid sequence MHELLLHHEGQVQAVLRTPATHEEYEAWGRQGYYGAKLFPFPGRIRNAQYDWGPGQGQQLVANDTPRPHALHGLVYGQPFAVSDRQASASHGLLTLTHHADGSAPGYPFPFELAITYRLDSDGLSCTTRATNTGATPMPVGDGWHPYILTESGATDTQLQFESQGELLLSADYLPTGQQRAHNRFAALTAIGPPGDLHECHALALQAGIHRTWVHDPARQLTVEVWQETGPGKYNYLQLYVPPDQHSVAVEPYTCPSDAFNSGVGLITLVPGETSHWRMGLRLVP is encoded by the coding sequence CTGCACGAGCTCCTGCTCCACCACGAAGGCCAGGTCCAGGCCGTGCTTCGAACGCCGGCAACCCATGAGGAGTATGAAGCTTGGGGCCGGCAAGGGTACTACGGGGCCAAGCTTTTTCCATTTCCCGGCCGCATCCGAAACGCGCAGTATGACTGGGGTCCCGGCCAGGGGCAACAGTTGGTGGCCAACGATACGCCGCGGCCGCACGCGCTGCACGGCCTGGTGTACGGCCAACCGTTCGCCGTGTCGGACCGCCAGGCGAGCGCCTCGCACGGCCTGCTCACCTTAACGCACCATGCGGACGGCTCGGCCCCCGGTTATCCGTTCCCTTTCGAGCTGGCCATTACGTACCGGTTGGATTCGGATGGGTTGAGCTGTACTACCCGCGCCACGAACACTGGTGCCACGCCCATGCCGGTGGGCGATGGCTGGCACCCCTACATCCTGACCGAATCCGGCGCCACCGACACGCAACTCCAGTTCGAAAGTCAGGGGGAGCTATTATTGAGCGCAGATTACTTGCCTACCGGCCAGCAGCGCGCCCATAACCGCTTCGCCGCTCTCACGGCCATTGGTCCCCCTGGGGATTTGCACGAATGCCACGCCCTAGCCTTACAGGCAGGTATTCACCGCACCTGGGTACACGACCCGGCCCGGCAACTCACCGTAGAAGTCTGGCAAGAAACCGGGCCCGGCAAATACAACTACCTGCAGCTTTACGTCCCCCCCGACCAGCACTCAGTGGCCGTGGAACCCTATACTTGTCCTTCCGACGCTTTTAACAGCGGCGTTGGCCTCATTACCCTCGTCCCAGGCGAAACCAGCCATTGGCGAATGGGATTGCGGCTGGTGCCCTGA
- a CDS encoding phosphoheptose isomerase: MPKTTMQKEALFLQIGAQLRHQGLVLETEDPTRPWGGFFVIAENQAQQFTDAYFDGLAIEKLRIAGQLSPKILLVAPHQRLSWQYHHRRAEIWQVVQGPVGVAISNTDEPGEVKTYQPGERLVLRQGERHRLVGLDDWGVVAEIWQHTDPQHPSDEDDIVRIQDDFGR; this comes from the coding sequence ATGCCAAAAACCACCATGCAAAAGGAGGCCCTTTTCTTACAAATCGGGGCGCAGCTTCGCCACCAAGGGCTTGTACTTGAAACGGAAGACCCAACCCGGCCCTGGGGTGGCTTCTTTGTTATCGCCGAAAACCAAGCCCAGCAATTTACCGATGCTTACTTTGATGGCTTAGCCATTGAAAAGCTGCGCATTGCCGGCCAGTTGAGCCCCAAAATCCTGCTAGTAGCTCCGCACCAGCGCCTGTCCTGGCAATACCATCACCGCCGGGCCGAAATCTGGCAGGTGGTACAGGGGCCCGTGGGCGTGGCCATCAGCAACACCGACGAACCGGGCGAGGTGAAAACCTACCAGCCCGGTGAGCGCCTTGTGCTCCGGCAGGGAGAACGTCACCGGCTGGTAGGGCTCGATGATTGGGGCGTAGTGGCCGAAATCTGGCAACACACCGACCCTCAACACCCCTCGGACGAGGACGACATTGTGCGCATCCAAGACGACTTTGGCCGCTGA
- a CDS encoding IS3 family transposase: MSRYAFIHTCVEPWPVRVVCGLLAVSSAGYNRWRQRPVPPVAAWQPAAQAAFTRHARRYGTRRLRAELRAEGYAVGRYALRTWLHRTSA; encoded by the coding sequence ATGAGCCGCTACGCGTTTATCCACACCTGCGTTGAACCGTGGCCCGTGCGGGTGGTTTGCGGCCTGTTGGCCGTCAGTTCCGCCGGTTATAATCGGTGGCGTCAGCGCCCGGTCCCCCCGGTTGCGGCGTGGCAGCCGGCGGCGCAGGCGGCCTTTACGCGCCATGCCCGCCGGTATGGCACCCGCCGATTACGGGCCGAATTACGCGCCGAAGGCTACGCGGTGGGGCGTTACGCCCTGCGCACCTGGCTGCACCGAACTAGTGCCTAG
- a CDS encoding IS630 family transposase, whose translation MNAAFLARMEDVLAVYERVHDPQFPVVCFDERPCVLHGQPVEPLPPVPAQPAVGERPAKVGRPRRESSTYVRQGTACLLAAFEPGTGQRLVEVSARRTGADYCRFMQALDAAYPQAQKIVLVQDNLNTHTDAVFYQHLPAAQARALAARFEVHYTPKNASWLNMVELELSAIARQCLHQRIPTQDELRAHVDACVAERNARRATVNWQFSLDKARQKLSRHYQKVCANNSPD comes from the coding sequence ATGAACGCCGCCTTCCTGGCCCGTATGGAAGACGTACTGGCCGTCTATGAGCGGGTCCACGACCCGCAGTTTCCGGTGGTCTGTTTCGATGAACGCCCTTGCGTGCTGCACGGCCAGCCCGTCGAACCGCTGCCGCCTGTGCCGGCCCAGCCCGCAGTGGGCGAGCGACCCGCCAAAGTCGGCCGTCCCCGGCGCGAAAGCAGCACGTATGTGCGTCAGGGTACGGCCTGCCTACTGGCGGCCTTCGAGCCGGGCACGGGGCAGCGCCTGGTCGAGGTGTCGGCCCGCCGCACCGGGGCCGACTATTGCCGCTTTATGCAAGCGCTGGACGCTGCTTACCCCCAGGCCCAGAAAATCGTGCTAGTCCAGGACAACCTCAACACCCACACCGATGCCGTCTTCTACCAGCATCTGCCCGCCGCCCAGGCCCGCGCCCTAGCCGCCCGCTTCGAGGTCCACTACACACCCAAAAATGCCTCCTGGCTTAACATGGTCGAACTCGAACTATCGGCCATTGCCCGCCAGTGCCTGCACCAGCGCATTCCCACCCAAGACGAACTGCGCGCGCACGTCGACGCCTGCGTGGCGGAGCGCAATGCCCGGCGAGCAACCGTCAACTGGCAATTTTCGCTTGACAAGGCCCGACAGAAACTCTCCCGCCATTATCAAAAGGTTTGTGCAAATAATTCCCCTGACTAG